The Blastocatellia bacterium genome includes the window TGTGCACCCAAGCTCCAGCAGAAACTTCTAGCGGCTCGTTGCCCAACGTTAATCGAGCATCTCCCTGAAGGAAATGGAGCATGGCCGGCACGGCTGCTGTGTGTTCTGAAAGTTCCTGCCCGGCATCAAACCCAAACAAGACAACCTTGATAGAATCGTCGGCATAGACCGTGCGACTCAAGGTACCCTGGCTGGGAATGTCAATCTGCTCGAGCAAATTGGAAATGTACGTATACGCCCCCATTGTGCCACCTCATGGAAAAAAGAAAGGTCATTGTGCAACCCTCATGCCGAAAGGCTTGGCGCCCCACTCAAATCCACTCAAGCATTGGCCAAGGCGTCAGTTGTTGGCGCGAGTCGTTGAGCGCGCCAGCGCCGGACGCTGTGGCATAATCCGCAGTCGCTGCGAATAATGGCGCAGGGTTATTTCTCCACTGAGTTTGTTGGCACGCCGGCGTGGTTGCAGCAGCAGAGTTAACAAAGGGCTGGTCAGTGCCACTGGTCCGGCACGGCAATTGCCATTAAGATTTTGTCAAGAGGCGATGATCTGATGAAAGCTACCAAAACCAGAGAAGCCGTCACGATTCGGCTGGCGACAGCCGAGGACCTGGAGCCACTTGTTCGAATGTATGTGAGTTTTGAACCTAAACTTGAATTTCAAGGCCTGCCACCGGCCAATGAAGAACGGATTCGTCGCTGGCTTGAACCGTTGTTACGCGCCCCCAACAGCCACTTAATCATTGAAACTGATACAGGGCGCATTGTCGGCCACGCGATGCTTTGTCAACAGTCATCTGAGCGGGCGGAGCTGGCCATTTTTGTGCACCAGGATTATCGTCATCACGGATTGGGAGAGAAGTTGATGCAGGCCATTGTGCGTTTC containing:
- a CDS encoding GNAT family N-acetyltransferase; translated protein: MKATKTREAVTIRLATAEDLEPLVRMYVSFEPKLEFQGLPPANEERIRRWLEPLLRAPNSHLIIETDTGRIVGHAMLCQQSSERAELAIFVHQDYRHHGLGEKLMQAIVRFACQCLHLRKIWLTVELLNAPAVNLYQKLGFVPIYEQGVLSSELIMEREVSCQVCRQQQCPVFEAHIPLRIEL
- a CDS encoding cupin domain-containing protein, whose product is MGAYTYISNLLEQIDIPSQGTLSRTVYADDSIKVVLFGFDAGQELSEHTAAVPAMLHFLQGDARLTLGNEPLEVSAGAWVH